TTGCCTTTAGGACTACAGAGAGATGTTTTGGATAATTTCAGGCGTAATGAAGTTGAATTTTCACCTTTTTAGATGATGTATTATGGTAAGCATCCATACTCACTAGTCATCTTACGAGAATCTTCCCATTCATTTGGGGAGATTCTCTTTTTGGTATGAAGTAAATTACAACTGGGCTTAAGTCCGAGGGAAAGACTGGACTTGGGGTTATTCTGATCAAGGTCGAGCAATTGCTATACTTCTACGTGGATATACATACTCTTGAAAAAGGAGCTCCAATCATGAAAATAAACTTTGGCGAATCACCTGCAAAAAGGCCAGGAGGGGAAAATGAACGTATTCGTTCTTCCAGGAGAGGACTTCTCGTTTACTTCGCTCTGCTCATCCCTCTCTCTATTCTTGGCTATGTTCTGGTGATGAAATCCCCAGGCTTTGTCCTGCTTCTGATGTGGGCACCGGGCCTGTCTTCCATCCTCACCCGTTTACTGCTACGTGAAGGCATAGCGGATATTTCCTTGCGGATAGGCGGGCGGCGTACACTGAAGACTTTACCTATTATATTGCTGTTTCCGGTAGCTATTGGCCTGGTTGCCTACGGGCTTGCCTGGATTACGGGCCTGGTACAATACGTCACACCGGACACATACTTGAAGGCTCCACCTGCAGTTATATTCGTAGGGCTATTACTGGTGCAAATGATCTTTGGTACAGCAGCTGGCCTGATCGGCTGTGTCGGGGAAGAACTCGGATGGAGGGGCTATATGCTCACTCGGCTAATCGATGCACGTGTTCCCTACCCGATGCTAATCAGCGGGATAGTCTGGGGATTGTGGCATCTTCCCTTGATGATTGCCGGGCAGTATTATTCCGGACCCTATCCGGTACTCTCCGTATTTCTATTTATGCTCACAATTACATCCTTCGGTTATATCATTGGACGTCTGCGGCTAACAACCGGCAGCGTATGGCCAGCGATCTTCCTGCATGCATCCTGGAATGCCGTGATCCAGAACATCTTCGATTTCTTCTCCCAAGGGGAGAATGTGCTGTTATGGACGGGAGAATCGGGGGTTTTAGTGGCTCTCTCCTTACTGGCTGCGGCATGGGTTATTTCGCGGAGACCGATGAACGTGAGGCAGCTCGGGTGCTGAAAACCGACTTTTTTGAACACCTACTTTAAGAAAAAGGCTCTGTTTTCGTTAATTGTTGATTTTCGACCAAAAGAAAACCACCCCCTGAATGAACTGCACCCCAATTGTTAGACACCATCTAACTATTGGAGGTGCAGTTCAGAAGAGGCGGTTTATCTAACCTAACGTTTTTCGTAGTTGGACAATTTTCATTTCATGGTTTGTATCATCTCGCCTTAATGACAAGCCTGCTCAAGTGTCTGGAGCACGGATAATAGCTCCTGCTTTAGTTCTGGATCCGTTATAATACCTTCTTTATTTAGTTTCAAAGTGATGTGCGGTATTATCAATGTTCCTCTTTCTACAATCTCAGCATTCATCATTTTAAGTGTAAGCAGGAGTGAAGCATTAGCTTTATCACCGCCCATTGGAGATGGTGAGGCACTGATTATCGTTGTAGGTTTATTTATGAACTCGCCTGAAGATACGAGCCAATCCAAGGCGTTTTTTAACACACCAGGCACTCCATTCCCATATTCCGGTGTACATATAAGCACACCATCTGCCTCCTTAATATGTGTCCTTAATTCTTTGACTGGAACCGGTTCTTCGACAGCATCGATGTCTTGATTAAAATGCGGCAGGTCGCCCAACCCGCCATAGATGGTAAATTTAACGTTCTCCTTGGCTAATCCGATGATGGCATTCATTAGTGCTTTATTCGAAGAGTTTTGACGAAGACTTCCCGAAATAGCCAAGATTTTAATTTCTTTATCCATTTAACATCATCCCATTTCTTCTGTGATTTGATTGTTCGAATTTGTGCTCTTCAATTATAATAATTGGCTATTCATTGCTGCTTGTGGGCAAAAACATAGTCTGGCGTATAAGATTATATGAACTTAACAAATATTATTCCAATAATAGTCAATACTAGAGCGGCAATTCTTCTACTATCAATTTTCCTTTTTTGTAAATTAAATATTCCAAACTGATCGATTATTACAGCCATAATCATTTGTCCCAATAGAAAAATCATAGTAGTTAGAACCGATCCAAGTGCAGGTAATAATACAATGTTACCTGTTACAATAAATATGCCGAATATACCTGCCATATATACCCAAACTGGAATACGTTTTTTCTGAGCGTCATACAAAGGAATCTCTAAGCGACGTTTAGTAATCAATATCAAAATAAGCAAAATAATCGCGCCAACAAAAAAAGAAATAAAAGTAGCACCTAAAAGAGAGTCCGTTGCAACGCGAAGTTTTCCATTAATAGCGGTTTGCAATGGTGGTAAAAACCCAGCTAAAACACCCATAATGATCCAGATTGATTTACTATCTTTTTTCTTACTTTCTAATCCTTGAGTTAAATCTTTTTTCTTTTTAGGTTGAACCAATGAAATAGCCAAAATCATAATAATAGTCCCGATTATTCTAGTACTACTAATATGATAAGCTGGTACACCAAACCATCCGAAGTGATCGATTAGAATTCCTACAATCATTTGCCCAGTTACAGTTATTACTGTTGTTACTGAAGCACCTAGTTTTGAAAAAAGAATGATATTAGCAACATGAAAACCAATACCAGTTATGGCTCCACCGATAAAAACATACCATGGGTATGAAAAATCAATCCCAACACTGATTCCTCTAGGATTTACTATTAAATTAATAATGAGTAGTATAACCGACCCCAAAGAAAATGCAATGAACGAAGCTGTTAAAGGTGTTGTTGAATAAGAGCTTAAACGAGCACTTATAGATGCCTGAATAGGGAAAAGCATTCCCATAATTATTCCCATAATTAAAAAAAGTGCGATTTGCATAAATTTGCCTCCATGTAATTTTTAATTCTAATAAGAGATTTAAAAGACTCTTTATATCCTTAATTCATTTAAAAATAAGAGTTGATTATATATCTAGAGGTAAATGAAATCTGATATTCTTTGATTTTTCAACTCTTCCTCCATTTTTTCCTCTGTAGAAAGCATTACTTTTTTTATAACACATTCTGAATGAGAATCTAAATAGCAATCAAATAAAGCCGATTTACCTTCAATAGCATGTATGATGTTCAAGAATGAAATATCTTCCCAATTTTGACTAAGTGAATAACCTCCGTTGGCACCTGGAGTAGAATTAATCATTCCTTCCTTAACTAACTTGGTCAATGTTTTAGACAAGTACGTTGGAGAAACTTTCTGTCTCTCTGCTAACTCCTGTACACCAATCAGTTTATTTTTTGTGTCCATGGCAAGAAAAAACATGGTGTGAAGAGCATAATTTGTAGCTTTTGAATACTTCATAATACGTGATCACCTCCAATTATAGACTTAACATATCCATAATAACCTCAATTGTATCGCTTTGTCTAATAGTTTTTTATTGTGGCTATAATATTTAATTGGAAAAACAGCTGCATGTTACATACAAAAAGGTGGCTTATGTTTCTTGGACATCTCTACAACTGTAAAATTTCTTTGTAATCACTTGAAAACAAGCTCTACAATTTATACTCATTCTCTTGATAATGCAGAAGCACTATCTAACCACAACGAAGTTGATGTTTACCTTTTAGGGGGTAAGTTTAATCACGAAAATCGTTTTTTCTTCGATGTTAATTTGGCTTCTTATATAAATGATATTTACTTTGATAAGACTTTTCTTGGTGCAGCAGCTATTCGAGAGGATGGTATCTATTTCTCTAACATTGAAGATGCAGTCATTAAACGTTTAGTGGCAAAACGATCAAAAGAGGTTATTTTACTGACTGACTCACAAAAATTTAATCGAATGAGTTCCTATAAAGGAATTGGTTGGTCAGATATTGACACCATCATTACAAATGAGAATCTTCCAGATAACTTTAGACAACAAGTAGAGGAAAATAAGATTGAAATCAAGCTTATTCATGATTCTCCTCCTAATGGTACGAAGATTTGAACATCAACGCTGGAAAAATATGATGTGGAGATCCATTCTCCTTACGAAGTATATTGTAACCCTGCAGCACTTAAAATCGTATATACAACAAGGGAGTTTCAACCTGATGGAGAAGCGTTTGACCAAACTTATAAATTTGTAGGACCATCTATCTCTTTACGATTAACGCAAGAAAGCTTCGAATTTACTGCAATTAAAGGGAAAAGCCCAATATATATTTCACTGGGTTCAGTCTTTAACCAAGCAATTGATTCCGTGAAGCCGCAGATCATGCCTTAAGCCTTCCATCGTTCAAGGATCTGCTGTAAATATTAGAGAATCCTTGCGAAAATCAGGTAGATATCATCAAATTGTTGATGAGATTTTCAAATTTATAAGTCAATATCCTATCTAACTCCCTTAAAAAATTGCAAGTCATCTATAACCATTGTAGGATGGTCGGGACATGCATTTATTTGTATGTAAGCAAAATTTGCATTTCTATAAAGAAAGGGAGAGAATCTATGTTTGTATGGAGCAATATATGGCGGGGAATGATGATTGGTACAGCGGACCTGATTCCTGGTGTTAGCGGGGGTACCATTGCAGTAATTTTAGGATTCTATGATCGATTAATTCAATCAATTAGCGGATTTTTCAGCAAGGAGTGGAAGAAGCATCTCGGGTTTCTCATTCCGCTTGGCATCGGTGTTGTATCGGCCCTACTTATTCTAAGTCGGGTGATGAAATGGCTGCTCGCTAATCATGAACAGCCGACATTTTTCTTTTTTATCGGACTTATCTTAGGGATTATTCCTTATCTCTATAAAAGTGCAGATGTAAAGCAGAACTTTAAAGCGATTCATTACATATTGTTTATTCTTGCAGCAATTGCTATTGCGTTAACAGGCTTACTAGTGCCAGCTGATGCGCACAGCCATGTAACCATCGAACTAACTTTTATGAATGGGGTAGGCTTATTCGGAGCAGGGGCGCTTGCCAGCATGGCTATGCTGCTTCCAGGGATTAGCGGTTCCTTTGTCCTCCTACTGATCGGTGTGTACCCAATAGCAATAGGAGCTCTATCAACATTCAATCTGCCACTCATCGCAATTATCGGAAGCGGCGTTATCTTTGGATTCATTCTAAGCAGCAAGCTCATTAAACATTTACTAGCCACTCATCCTAATATTATGTACGCTATTATTATTGGTACGGTTATAGGTTCCTTATATGTTATCTTTCCAGGAATGCCAACCGAGATCGCTACACTTGTAATCAGCCTGTTTGCCATGGTGCTTGGTTTATTTTGCTCACTAAAGTTAGGTAACAAATAATTGTAAGGAGCATGATAAACTGGAGGGATTGTTGGTGGGAAATTATAAATTGGTAAGTGACTATCGTAACAATAAAGATTTGAGAGCGAGTTTCAATGAATTAGCTATAAATTCGTT
The window above is part of the Paenibacillus lutimineralis genome. Proteins encoded here:
- a CDS encoding type II CAAX endopeptidase family protein; this encodes MKINFGESPAKRPGGENERIRSSRRGLLVYFALLIPLSILGYVLVMKSPGFVLLLMWAPGLSSILTRLLLREGIADISLRIGGRRTLKTLPIILLFPVAIGLVAYGLAWITGLVQYVTPDTYLKAPPAVIFVGLLLVQMIFGTAAGLIGCVGEELGWRGYMLTRLIDARVPYPMLISGIVWGLWHLPLMIAGQYYSGPYPVLSVFLFMLTITSFGYIIGRLRLTTGSVWPAIFLHASWNAVIQNIFDFFSQGENVLLWTGESGVLVALSLLAAAWVISRRPMNVRQLGC
- a CDS encoding NADPH-dependent FMN reductase — protein: MDKEIKILAISGSLRQNSSNKALMNAIIGLAKENVKFTIYGGLGDLPHFNQDIDAVEEPVPVKELRTHIKEADGVLICTPEYGNGVPGVLKNALDWLVSSGEFINKPTTIISASPSPMGGDKANASLLLTLKMMNAEIVERGTLIIPHITLKLNKEGIITDPELKQELLSVLQTLEQACH
- a CDS encoding DMT family transporter; translated protein: MQIALFLIMGIIMGMLFPIQASISARLSSYSTTPLTASFIAFSLGSVILLIINLIVNPRGISVGIDFSYPWYVFIGGAITGIGFHVANIILFSKLGASVTTVITVTGQMIVGILIDHFGWFGVPAYHISSTRIIGTIIMILAISLVQPKKKKDLTQGLESKKKDSKSIWIIMGVLAGFLPPLQTAINGKLRVATDSLLGATFISFFVGAIILLILILITKRRLEIPLYDAQKKRIPVWVYMAGIFGIFIVTGNIVLLPALGSVLTTMIFLLGQMIMAVIIDQFGIFNLQKRKIDSRRIAALVLTIIGIIFVKFI
- a CDS encoding Rrf2 family transcriptional regulator; protein product: MKYSKATNYALHTMFFLAMDTKNKLIGVQELAERQKVSPTYLSKTLTKLVKEGMINSTPGANGGYSLSQNWEDISFLNIIHAIEGKSALFDCYLDSHSECVIKKVMLSTEEKMEEELKNQRISDFIYL
- a CDS encoding DeoR/GlpR family DNA-binding transcription regulator; translated protein: MDISTTVKFLCNHLKTSSTIYTHSLDNAEALSNHNEVDVYLLGGKFNHENRFFFDVNLASYINDIYFDKTFLGAAAIREDGIYFSNIEDAVIKRLVAKRSKEVILLTDSQKFNRMSSYKGIGWSDIDTIITNENLPDNFRQQVEENKIEIKLIHDSPPNGTKI
- a CDS encoding DUF368 domain-containing protein, translated to MFVWSNIWRGMMIGTADLIPGVSGGTIAVILGFYDRLIQSISGFFSKEWKKHLGFLIPLGIGVVSALLILSRVMKWLLANHEQPTFFFFIGLILGIIPYLYKSADVKQNFKAIHYILFILAAIAIALTGLLVPADAHSHVTIELTFMNGVGLFGAGALASMAMLLPGISGSFVLLLIGVYPIAIGALSTFNLPLIAIIGSGVIFGFILSSKLIKHLLATHPNIMYAIIIGTVIGSLYVIFPGMPTEIATLVISLFAMVLGLFCSLKLGNK